TCGCCCCGCTGCGGCGCCGCGACGCTCACCTTCTTGCCGCGCTTCTCACTCAGCCAGTCCTCGATCAACGCCCGGTCCGCCGGCTCGACCGGCAGCAGGATCTCGGCGGGAATGTAGACGGCCGACTCATAAAACTGCTGCAGGAAGCTCTGCAGCACCGATGCGTCGCGCTCCTCGCGCGTGCCCTGCAGCTCGAAGTGGTCGCGGCCGATCACCTTCGTGCCGCGCACGAAGAAGACCTGCACGCAGGCCTCGTCGTCGGCGCGGGTGATGCCGAACACGTCCCAGTCCACGGGCTTCGTCGTCGCCATTTGCTGGCGTTCCATCACCCGCTGCACGGCCTTGATCTGGTCGCGGTACATCGCCGCGCGCTCGTAGTCGTACTCCTCGGACGCTTCCTCCATCTTGCCGGAGAGCTCGTCCACGACTTCTTGGGTGCGCCCTTCGAGGAACTTGATCACCTGCTGGATCACCGCGTCGTACTCCTCTTTGGTGCAGTACGAGGTGCAGGGCGCGATGCAGCGGTGGATGTAGTAGTCGAGGCAGGGGCGCGGGTCGACGCCGGTGATCGTCTTGGTACACGACCGCCAGGGGAAGAGCTTTTTGACCAGGTCGAGCGTGAGCCGCACGGAGCCGGCGCTGGCGTACGGCCCGAAGTAGCGCGAGCCGTCGTTCTCGACCTTGCGCGTGATGTAGACGCGCGGCCACGGATCCTGCAGGTCAACCTTGAGATAGGGGTAGTGCTTGTCGTCCTTGAGGCGAATGTTGAAGAAGGGCTGGTGCTTCTTCACCAGCGTCGATTCGAGGATCAACGCCTCCTGCTCGCTGCGGCAGAGAATGTACTCGAAGTCGGCGATCTGCTTGACCAGCCGCCGCGTCTTCGCCTCCAGGCTGCGCGGTGAGCCGAAATAGGAGCGCACGCGGTCCTTCAGCCGCGTGGCCTTGCCGACGTAGATCACCTCGCCGGCGTCGTTCTTCATGATGTAGACGCCCGGCTTGGCCGGCAGCGCCTTGAGTTGGTCTGCGAACTTGCTGATTGGCATACATAACCAGTATACGCCGGCGTGCAGGAATCTTGAACGTTCGTTCGTACGGCGCCCCGCCCCGCTCAGGTCCGGGCCAGCGCGGCCAGTTTGCGCACGGTGTTCCAGTTGCGGCCCGTGCCGCGCGTGCCGAGCTTCGCCTCGATCAGCGTGTTCGTCAGCCGCGAGCGGCCGATCCCGTCTGGATAGCTGATGTAGGCGTGGCGACCGCCGGAGCTGACGGTCTCTCGGCCAGTAATCGCCGCACGCAGCGCCGCCACGGCCGCGTCGCCAGGTGCATGCTTCAGAAACATGACGACGAGATGGGCGGGGTCGTGCGCGGCGAGATCGGGGAAGGGATTGTCATCGATCACACCGGTCAACTCTTCGGCGCTACGAACCATGAAATCGGTGTGCAGATCGAGCCGCCGGGCCGCTTCCAGCTCCAGTCGCCGTTCGATCTCCGCGGCCGCCGACTGCTCGCCGCGGAAGACGAGATTGCCGGTTTGCAGCAGCGAGCGCACGTCGGCGAAGCCGAGGTCCGCCAGCAGCCCGCGCAGGTCGGTCATGGCGACCGTTGCGTGGCCGCCGACGTTAATGCCGCGCAGCAGGGCGAGATAGACGGTCGTGTGCAGCCACTCCCCTTCCGTGTGCGCGGCGACCACGGCGCCGCGGGCATGCCGCTGTTGTACCGTGTCGCCCGTCGCCGTCGCAAGCCCGACCGTGACCCGCGGAGGTCATGAGCGGCCGGCCGATCGCTGCCGCCGCACCAGCCCGTCGCCGCGGCTCAGACGTCCTGCGGCTC
The DNA window shown above is from Dehalococcoidia bacterium and carries:
- the uvrC gene encoding excinuclease ABC subunit UvrC, which translates into the protein MPISKFADQLKALPAKPGVYIMKNDAGEVIYVGKATRLKDRVRSYFGSPRSLEAKTRRLVKQIADFEYILCRSEQEALILESTLVKKHQPFFNIRLKDDKHYPYLKVDLQDPWPRVYITRKVENDGSRYFGPYASAGSVRLTLDLVKKLFPWRSCTKTITGVDPRPCLDYYIHRCIAPCTSYCTKEEYDAVIQQVIKFLEGRTQEVVDELSGKMEEASEEYDYERAAMYRDQIKAVQRVMERQQMATTKPVDWDVFGITRADDEACVQVFFVRGTKVIGRDHFELQGTREERDASVLQSFLQQFYESAVYIPAEILLPVEPADRALIEDWLSEKRGKKVSVAAPQRGEKKQLVDLANENARETLEMLRVKWLADKGKTGAALDELRDELDLPKAPRRIECYDISHTQGTNQVASMVVFIDGHPRSSEYRRFKIKHGDGNNDVESMAEVLRRRFKRAVAAREAKDNDEAAAENAKWAELPDLLLIDGGKPQLGAALDVLRDLGLGDVPAAGLAKENEELFVSDASEPAILPRTSQALYLVQRIRDEAHRFAITFHRQVRQKTSIKSALDEIPGIGPTRKQALIKKFGSVRGIREASVDDLSGTPGITRAVAERVKAAL
- a CDS encoding DUF1697 domain-containing protein, with the translated sequence MVAAHTEGEWLHTTVYLALLRGINVGGHATVAMTDLRGLLADLGFADVRSLLQTGNLVFRGEQSAAAEIERRLELEAARRLDLHTDFMVRSAEELTGVIDDNPFPDLAAHDPAHLVVMFLKHAPGDAAVAALRAAITGRETVSSGGRHAYISYPDGIGRSRLTNTLIEAKLGTRGTGRNWNTVRKLAALART